The region AACTGTGAAATTTTAGGCGAATAGGCATACTTTGGTTATGATTACATATTTCTTTCGTTTTGTAGGTCTGCAACACAGAATTACTTGTTGGCCTGATTTTGGTTCCTGTTTAATAATATATTCCTCATTCCCTCAATGTCATTAGGAAGTTGCACTCGCAGAACTGTGGTTGCACTAAATTGGTAGACATAGAATATGTTTCTGCCTGTCGGGTACAAGGAGGTTAAAAGATAAGGTCGGCCTATCGGCCATAGAACTGTCTGTGGGTCGGGGACGATAAGAACTGCATAAACTCAGTGGGCACAATGAACAGTTCAGTGGTCGGACAGCAATGTCTGGTAGGCGCTGTATACACACTAGACACAATCAATCGAATGCCTATTCGAAATAAAATGGCGGCGTTCATACGAAGCATGGGCTGTCGTCTCTTGGCATCAGAAGTTAGCGCTACATTCATTACAAGTAAACAGAACCCGTGTATCGACTTGAAGAGATACGTACGCGCATTAAGACGCCGTCCAGTGAAGGTGTTGCACCCAGAGGATGAAGTCGAAAAGCggacagaaacaaaacaaaacaatgtcagaGTCGTTGACCAGCGGTCAGAGCGCCACCAGACCTATGTTGCAATGAAATCGggtgggaaaaacaaacagaaaacagagatCAATGAGTTTGTAAACTCGGATGTCTGGAGGGATCCTAAACGAAGCGTGAAAGCGACGACAGACAAAATCTCTGTTGATGATGAGCTGGCCGGATTGCGATATGAAAAGGCCTTCCCTGGCGACAAGAGATTGGCGTAAGGAGGCTACTTAGCCACATTATCGTGGCTATTTGGATTTCACGAAtagcaaaagaaaatgtgtttgttaggCAGTCACATACAGTTAGGTAATTTGATCACTGTCTACATTTTAGATTGTATTTGGCTTGCCATCACATCAGTACACTTTAAACGTTTAATTTGTAAGCGTTACTTACCTTTACACCTCAGTTTTTGGAAACATCATGATTTGACACTTTAAAACATAATTCCGTTTGTAACTCAAATGGTTTTCAGTAATCATTTGCGCCAGGCAGGTTAATCTCTTCAAATGATCACTACTTTTGACATTTAGTTTTTCCACTTTAGGATGAAAGGACTCCGTTAATTTAGTGGCATTTAGGTTCTTACTGTGTGTTGTTGTCTTTACAGGAGAGCTGTGAGCGTTGCACGCTCCAGGAAGTTTCGGGAACAACAGGGAAAGGTGCTCCTAGAGGGGAAGCGTCTGATCTGTGACGCCCTGGCGGCAGGGGGCATTCCGCAGATTCTGTTCTTCAGCACAGTGGAGCGGCTGCGTGAGCTGCCTCTGGAACAGCTGCGGCGCGCCAGCCTGGTTAAAGTGAAATTCGAGGACATCAAGATGTGGTCCGACCTTGTGACACCGCAAGGAGTTATGGGTGCGTTAAGGATTAAGTTTTTTTGTCGCCTGGAAGGAAGGCTACACCGTTCGGATGTTGGAGTTGCAACAATGGAGTAAAATCTACGAGTTTATGTATTAATTGGtcttaatatattaatttataaatcaGAATGTTTAATGAATTACACCATGTGccactgctgcttttcattacTGGTAAATAACTGTTGAATGTATTAATAATTGTGACAGTGAATTAGTGCAGCGATATTGGACCTGAGATAGCGTTTCCTTTCAGTAATTTACGACCTGCATCTCTGTTTTTATACAGCTATATTTGCGCGTCCAGATGCGTCTAGGCTAGTCTTCCCGCCAGAACAGCGCAACCAGTCGGTGCCGCTTTACCTGATCTGTGACAATGTGCGTGACCCTGGAAACGTTGGCACCATTCTGCGTTGTGCGGCTGCTGCAGGCTGTCAAAGCGTGCTGCTAACCAAGGGTATGTCACCAGCCCCTGGGGTGAGGAAGGTTAGATTTACCTTAGTGAACCATTGTTACTGTAAACATAGCAACGTGTCATGTACAACCATTGGAGCATATGCAACAAACCAAGGAGCAGTTCTTGCCCACCACAGAACTGGTAGAAGGGGCCAAATGCTATATTTTGCTTTAGTCCTTCATGAATGTACTCCattcacacaaactcacacagtaGTCTAGATTTCACATTTACTACAACTGTCATTTTATACTTGAATGCTGTCaatgcaacattttttattgcttgaGTATGTTGTAAAACAATTTGACTCTGAAAATTTGAACTTTGAAGGAAATGGTTCCCCTCTCAATTTTTCTTAAATCTCTGATAACCAATACATAGGAGGT is a window of Anguilla rostrata isolate EN2019 chromosome 9, ASM1855537v3, whole genome shotgun sequence DNA encoding:
- the mrm3b gene encoding rRNA methyltransferase 3B, mitochondrial isoform X1 encodes the protein MNSSVVGQQCLVGAVYTLDTINRMPIRNKMAAFIRSMGCRLLASEVSATFITSKQNPCIDLKRYVRALRRRPVKVLHPEDEVEKRTETKQNNVRVVDQRSERHQTYVAMKSGGKNKQKTEINEFVNSDVWRDPKRSVKATTDKISVDDELAGLRYEKAFPGDKRLARAVSVARSRKFREQQGKVLLEGKRLICDALAAGGIPQILFFSTVERLRELPLEQLRRASLVKVKFEDIKMWSDLVTPQGVMAIFARPDASRLVFPPEQRNQSVPLYLICDNVRDPGNVGTILRCAAAAGCQSVLLTKGCVDVWEPKVLRAAMGAHFRVPIIPNLDWEVIPKYLPTTVTVHLADNCSGMETDGDKESSGPPKKAGDYGWVSSRPNRKNMRYEEYGAEYESDSDEEEEEERPKLSLPAVESQLYHANWVQSHTALVIGGETHGLSLEALQLAERTDGRRLCVPMVTGVDSLNCAIAAGIILYEGKRQLTILAGQAGEKSRIKMP